The proteins below come from a single Catenulispora sp. EB89 genomic window:
- a CDS encoding vitamin B12-dependent ribonucleotide reductase, with protein sequence MTETASGPRGAASARGNGKAPMKPGQVVPAPGVSHEAKAPAKGGKGMQIERIHTTPGVHPYDEVVWERRDVVMTNWRDGSINFEQKGVEFPEFWSVNAANIVTTKYFRGAVGTPVREWSLKQLIDRIVKTYRKGGEDHGYFASPQDAEVFEHELAYALLHQMFAFNSPVWFNVGTKSPQQVSACFILSVDDSMDSILNWYREEGLIFKGGSGAGLNLSRIRSSKELLSSGGNASGPVSFMRGADASAGTIKSGGATRRAAKMVVLDVDHPDIEEFVQTKAREEDKIRALRDAGFDMDLGGKDITSVQYQNANNSVRVTDEFLTAVENGERFGLRARQTGEVIETLDAKKLFRDIAQAAWECADPGLQYDDTINAWHTNPETGRITASNPCSEYLSLDNSSCNLASLNLMKFLRDDDTFDSGTFVKMVELIITAMDISISFADFPTPEIGQTTRDYRQLGIGYANLGALLMATGHAYDSEGGRAIAAAITSLMTGVAYRRSAELAGVVGPYNGFARNAKPHAAVMKKHSDAADAYQPYESFDKEILELSRTEWKRGLEIGGTNGWRNAQASLLAPTGTIGFMMDVDTTGVEPDLALVKFKKLVGGGSMQIVNNTVPRALKRLGYQQEQIEAVVEYIGEHGHVVDAPALLPEHYSVFDCAMGERSIAPMGHVRMMAAIQPFLSGAISKTVNMPEQASVEDVEEIYFEGWKLGLKALAIYRNNCKVGQPLQDAKGQKAAAAAAAASSAPAASAAATAGTAIAPAAATLYAQPVRKRLGKNRRGITSSFSVGGAEGYMTANSYEDGDLGEVFLKMSKQGSTLAGMMDAFSIAISVGLQYGVPLETYVAKFTNMRFEPAGMTDDPDVRMAQSIIDYIFRRLALDHLDFDTRAAYGIYTNEERQRQLETGSYLPDEDEQLDHETLAQSAPIEHRTEPAAPAKKSTDPAPLPMPQSIGSSTELLEAKLGYAADAPLCLTCGTKMRPSGSCYVCEGCGSTSGCS encoded by the coding sequence ATGACGGAGACGGCTAGCGGACCGCGCGGTGCGGCGTCGGCCCGCGGCAACGGGAAGGCTCCCATGAAGCCCGGGCAGGTCGTGCCCGCCCCGGGTGTTTCCCATGAGGCGAAGGCTCCCGCCAAGGGCGGTAAGGGAATGCAGATCGAGCGGATCCACACCACTCCCGGCGTGCACCCGTACGACGAGGTCGTGTGGGAGCGCCGCGACGTCGTGATGACCAACTGGCGCGACGGCTCGATCAACTTCGAGCAGAAGGGTGTGGAGTTCCCCGAGTTCTGGTCGGTGAACGCCGCGAACATCGTCACCACCAAGTACTTCCGCGGCGCCGTCGGCACCCCGGTCCGCGAGTGGTCGCTCAAGCAGCTCATCGACCGGATCGTGAAGACGTACCGCAAGGGCGGCGAGGACCACGGGTACTTCGCGAGCCCGCAGGACGCGGAGGTCTTCGAGCACGAGCTCGCCTACGCGCTGCTGCACCAGATGTTCGCCTTCAACTCCCCGGTCTGGTTCAACGTCGGCACCAAGTCCCCGCAGCAGGTCTCGGCGTGCTTCATCCTGTCGGTCGACGACTCGATGGACTCGATCCTGAACTGGTACCGCGAGGAGGGCCTGATCTTCAAGGGCGGCTCCGGCGCCGGCCTGAACCTCTCCCGCATCCGCTCCTCCAAGGAGCTGCTGTCCTCCGGCGGCAACGCCAGCGGCCCGGTCTCCTTCATGCGCGGCGCCGACGCCTCGGCCGGCACCATCAAGTCCGGCGGCGCCACCCGGCGCGCGGCGAAGATGGTCGTGCTGGACGTGGACCACCCGGACATCGAGGAGTTCGTCCAGACCAAGGCGCGCGAGGAGGACAAGATCCGCGCGCTGCGCGACGCCGGGTTCGACATGGACCTCGGCGGCAAGGACATCACCAGCGTCCAGTACCAGAACGCGAACAACTCGGTCCGCGTCACCGACGAGTTCCTGACCGCGGTGGAGAACGGCGAGCGCTTCGGCCTGCGCGCCCGGCAGACCGGCGAGGTCATCGAGACCCTGGACGCCAAGAAGCTGTTCCGCGACATCGCGCAGGCGGCGTGGGAGTGCGCGGACCCGGGTCTGCAGTACGACGACACCATCAACGCCTGGCACACCAACCCCGAGACCGGCCGCATCACCGCGTCCAACCCGTGCTCGGAGTACCTGTCGCTGGACAACTCGTCCTGCAACCTGGCGTCGCTGAACCTGATGAAGTTCCTGCGCGACGACGACACCTTCGACAGCGGGACCTTCGTGAAGATGGTCGAGCTGATCATCACCGCGATGGACATCTCCATCAGCTTCGCGGACTTCCCGACCCCGGAGATCGGCCAGACCACCCGCGACTACCGCCAGCTGGGCATCGGCTACGCCAACCTCGGCGCGCTGCTGATGGCCACCGGCCACGCCTACGACTCCGAGGGCGGCCGGGCCATCGCCGCGGCCATCACCTCGCTGATGACCGGCGTCGCCTACCGCCGCTCGGCCGAGCTGGCCGGCGTGGTCGGGCCGTACAACGGCTTCGCCCGCAACGCCAAGCCGCACGCGGCCGTGATGAAGAAGCACTCGGACGCGGCGGACGCCTACCAGCCGTACGAGAGCTTCGACAAGGAGATCCTGGAGCTCTCGCGCACCGAGTGGAAGCGCGGCCTGGAGATCGGCGGGACCAACGGCTGGCGCAACGCGCAGGCCTCGCTGCTGGCGCCGACCGGCACCATCGGCTTCATGATGGACGTCGACACCACCGGCGTGGAGCCGGACCTGGCGCTGGTGAAGTTCAAGAAGCTGGTCGGCGGCGGCTCGATGCAGATCGTGAACAACACGGTCCCGCGCGCCCTGAAGCGCCTGGGCTACCAGCAGGAGCAGATCGAGGCGGTCGTCGAGTACATCGGCGAGCACGGCCACGTGGTGGACGCGCCGGCCCTGTTGCCGGAGCACTACTCGGTCTTCGACTGCGCGATGGGCGAGCGCTCGATCGCGCCGATGGGCCACGTCCGGATGATGGCGGCGATCCAGCCCTTCCTGTCCGGGGCCATCTCCAAGACCGTGAACATGCCCGAGCAGGCCTCGGTCGAGGACGTCGAGGAGATCTACTTCGAGGGCTGGAAGCTCGGCCTGAAGGCGCTGGCGATCTACCGGAACAACTGCAAGGTGGGCCAGCCGCTGCAGGACGCGAAGGGGCAGAAGGCGGCCGCGGCCGCTGCTGCCGCCTCCTCGGCGCCGGCCGCTTCGGCCGCCGCCACCGCCGGCACCGCCATCGCCCCGGCCGCCGCGACCCTGTACGCGCAGCCGGTCCGCAAGCGCCTGGGCAAGAACCGCCGCGGCATCACGAGCTCGTTCTCGGTCGGCGGCGCCGAAGGCTACATGACGGCCAACTCCTACGAGGACGGCGACCTCGGCGAGGTCTTCCTGAAGATGTCGAAGCAGGGCTCGACCCTGGCCGGCATGATGGACGCCTTCTCGATCGCCATCTCGGTGGGCCTGCAGTACGGCGTCCCCCTGGAGACGTACGTCGCGAAGTTCACGAACATGCGCTTCGAGCCGGCCGGCATGACGGACGACCCGGACGTCCGCATGGCCCAGTCGATCATCGACTACATCTTCCGCCGCCTGGCCCTGGACCACCTGGACTTCGACACCCGAGCGGCCTACGGCATCTACACGAACGAGGAGCGCCAGCGCCAACTGGAGACCGGCAGCTACCTCCCGGACGAGGACGAGCAGCTCGACCACGAAACCCTCGCCCAGTCCGCGCCGATAGAGCACCGGACCGAACCGGCCGCCCCGGCAAAGAAGAGCACCGACCCGGCCCCCCTCCCGATGCCGCAGAGCATCGGCTCCTCCACGGAACTGCTGGAGGCGAAGCTCGGCTACGCCGCCGACGCGCCCCTGTGCCTGACGTGCGGGACGAAGATGCGGCCTTCGGGGAGCTGCTATGTGTGCGAGGGGTGTGGGTCTACGAGCGGGTGCAGCTGA
- the nrdR gene encoding transcriptional regulator NrdR — MHCPFCKHDDSRVVDSRSSDDGTSIRRRRQCPECGRRFTTVESAQLLVVKRSGATEPFSRDKVVGGVRKACQGRPVSEGQLAVLAQRVEDALRAAGSAEIATHEVGLAILGPLRELDEVAYLRFASVYRAFESLEDFEAEILLLRAERERA; from the coding sequence GTGCACTGCCCCTTCTGCAAGCACGACGACAGCCGGGTCGTCGACTCTCGCAGCTCCGACGACGGCACCTCGATCCGCCGCCGCCGCCAGTGCCCCGAGTGCGGGCGCCGCTTCACCACGGTGGAGAGCGCTCAGCTCCTGGTGGTGAAGCGCTCCGGCGCGACCGAGCCGTTCAGCCGGGACAAAGTCGTCGGTGGCGTACGGAAGGCTTGTCAGGGACGTCCGGTGAGCGAGGGCCAGCTGGCCGTGCTCGCCCAGCGGGTGGAGGACGCGCTGCGGGCCGCCGGCTCCGCGGAGATCGCCACCCATGAGGTCGGGCTGGCGATACTCGGCCCGCTCCGGGAGCTCGACGAGGTCGCCTACCTCCGCTTCGCGTCGGTGTACCGGGCCTTCGAGTCGCTGGAGGACTTCGAGGCGGAGATCCTGCTGTTGCGGGCGGAGCGCGAACGGGCCTGA
- the lexA gene encoding transcriptional repressor LexA, translated as MAKEPQAMAVRSTTPTDTREAAHDGHVPSPRLTERQTAVLNVIRDSVRRRGYPPSMREIGEAVGLQSTSSVRHQLVTLESKGFLHRDANRPRAYIVRGAEGSARNGSASEPEPAYVPLVGRIAAGGPILAEERVEEMIPIPKQMVGEGEFFALKVVGDSMIEAAICDGDVVVIRQQKQAENGEFVAAMIDGEATVKELKKEANAVWLMPRNAAYEPIPGNDAVILGRVVTVLRRL; from the coding sequence ATGGCGAAGGAGCCACAAGCCATGGCCGTCCGGAGTACTACCCCGACCGACACCCGAGAGGCCGCGCATGACGGACATGTGCCGTCCCCGCGCCTGACCGAGCGTCAGACCGCGGTCCTGAACGTGATCCGCGACTCGGTCCGGCGCCGGGGCTACCCGCCGTCGATGCGCGAGATCGGCGAGGCCGTCGGCCTGCAGTCCACCTCCAGCGTCCGGCACCAGCTGGTGACCCTGGAGAGCAAGGGCTTCCTGCACCGCGACGCGAACCGCCCGCGCGCCTACATCGTGCGCGGCGCCGAGGGCTCCGCCCGCAACGGCAGCGCCTCGGAGCCGGAGCCGGCGTACGTCCCGCTGGTCGGCCGGATCGCCGCCGGCGGCCCGATCCTGGCCGAGGAGCGGGTCGAGGAGATGATCCCGATCCCGAAGCAGATGGTCGGCGAGGGCGAGTTCTTCGCCCTGAAGGTGGTCGGCGACTCGATGATCGAGGCCGCGATCTGCGACGGCGACGTGGTCGTCATCCGCCAGCAGAAGCAGGCCGAGAACGGCGAGTTCGTGGCCGCCATGATCGACGGCGAGGCGACCGTCAAGGAACTGAAGAAGGAGGCGAACGCGGTGTGGCTGATGCCGCGCAACGCCGCCTACGAGCCGATCCCGGGCAACGACGCGGTCATCCTGGGCCGGGTCGTGACGGTGCTACGCCGCCTCTAG